A stretch of DNA from Enoplosus armatus isolate fEnoArm2 chromosome 15, fEnoArm2.hap1, whole genome shotgun sequence:
TGTCTCTCCTCCCCACTGCATGCAGCAGAGTATTCTCCCAAAGCTATCTCACATTGCTTTCTTATGGCATGACCTTAACTGTGTCCTACAGGTACAATCACACGGGAACACAGTTTTTTGAAATTAAGAAGAGCCGGCCTCTTACCGCGTAAGcaaatttctttcttttatccaAGAATGATTATCCGTGAGAGACTCATAGAGCTTCACGGCAGCAGTCACAGGATGTCTTCAACTGGACGGCGTCTGTTGACTTCTTCTGGTTCAGCCTGTGATGCTAATGCCTGATGAGGGTGGATCTGCTGCATCTCTGGTTTACAAGAGTAGAGACTAATGTCAAGCCTGGCCTCAAGACAATTTTCCTGACTTTGCTTTATTAGATTTAGTAGCACAAGTTTTATTTCCCTGGCTCATGGAAAATGCATGGAATCAATAACAGTGTGCTCGTGTTATTTGTAGTGCACTTGTGTCTTATATCCCAGATAACCAGTGAAAGTGTTACTCTCTTGTTCAGGTTGATGGACATTGCTAAAGAGATGACTCGGGAGGCTCTGCCAATCAAATGCCTGGAGGCGGTGATCCTGGGGATGTATctttacagcagcagatcatGTTGTACAACGCTTTATATGCTCTGATATCTTCAAGCTGTATTGTTGTATGTTTCATTGCAATGACTGCAGAGactgacagcttttttttttacgtgcaCCGACCAGACGTGGTTTGTTAATGGGGcgtgatgtgttttttgtcagaCTTACAGTATGTTGTCTTTCCAAATTTGGGCTCTAGAGTCAGAGATCAAATCCTTGACCCACCTTCCTACAGTTACCTCACCAACAACATGCCAGGCGTGGAACGCTTCCCCCTCAGCTTCCAGTCACAGTTCTCAGGGAACCACTTCCACCACATTGTGCTGGGCGTTCACAGCGGGGGACGCTTCGGCGCGCTGGGCATCAGCCGGAGGGAGGACCTCATGTTCAAGCCCCTGGAGTTCAGGACACTGATGGACTTGGTGCAAGAGTTTGAAGGAGCCTACAGGGGCTACTGGCACACCCTGCGTAAGGTCAGGATTGGCCAGTATGTGTCCCACGACCCTCACAGCGTGGAGCAGATAGAATGGAAACACTCGGTGCTGGACGTGGACAAGCTGACCAAGGAGGAGCTGCGCAAGGAGTTGGAGAGACACACTCGAGACATGAGGCTGAAGGTACAGCACAGTTGATAAACCGGATGTTTTATGCATGTTTaccttttgttttatatttcttactgcttctaaataaatattttttcattcaaatgttaaacTTTTGCATATTTGAAGTCTCATTTTGCCGCTGACACCAGTACAGTACAAGCTGATGGAGCTCTTGCAGGACTAAAGACAATGATGAGAGGGGATGCCCCTCCTAACTACTTATTAGATTTCCTTTGACGTGCTGTGTCTTCATGCACAGTGACTCTGAGTTGACCTGCTATTTGAGGAGCGATTCCTCTCAAACGATGCACCCTCATCACCTCTCATGCTAACATAATGAAGGCGGCCTTGATGCTGAGCTCTGcctataataaaacaaatgtgatggCTTGAGTCTGCTCAGGCTGTGTGCTTCATGCATGGCTGGCTCAGTCCATCAATAGCTGATCTTTTACAGCGAGTGCTCTGAACaatcacattaaaaatacagagagattCCAGCCACTGACACTGGGCCCCTCTCTGCACAGCGAGGACATAAGCATAGTTGCCCCGTATGTGGTGTTTTAAGGTGATTGAAATGCTGATTAAGATTTTCTTATGTGGAAATTGCAGATAGGAAAGCCCGCACCACCCTCTCCCACCAAAGACAGGAGAAACAGCATGGGTTCACCCCTCAGAGGACCAAGCAGCCCCATACGCAGGATCAGCCGCGTTGAGAGACGGTATGATTAATCATGTGCTCCAGATAACTTCTTCGCTAAAAATACAGACACTACAGCCactgatgtgaaaatattcACACTGCAGATGTCTTATGATCTTAGGCAAAGGAGAAGTAGCTCATGAATTAGTCACTGTTTCCTTCTTCTTATATGAATAAAACTCATTGTCTTGTCtcatatgtttgttttcttgcagtccCTCTGGAGAGAAGAAGGTCTTGGAACAAAAGTCGTCTGCGGACATGAACGGATACCAGATCCGAGTCTGAGAAGAGAAGAACTTTAGTTTGCTTGAAAAGTTACAAGGTACAACACACTTGTTTCATTTACTCCAAGGCTTCATTCTTTGTACACATTGGCCTTTTCACAGAATGCAAGGTTGAATAGGTCACCAGCAACTTTTCCTCTCAAAACAAATGCCTCCTTCAGCTTCCCTATGTCTGTGTTGTTAGAGGCGTTTTCTGGAGCCGTACTGTGGATAGTAATTGGTGCTGGCAACGTtcccaaataataaaaaaaaaggagtcagAAAGTGCAGTACtttgtaaacatt
This window harbors:
- the vash1 gene encoding tubulinyl-Tyr carboxypeptidase 1 yields the protein MLRATGGSVQEREEEQEDEGEEELRDGGVPFYVNRGGLPVDEETWDRMWRHVARIHPNGETFGREIRGATDLPKIPIPSVPTYQPTTIIPQRLEAIQKYIRELQYNHTGTQFFEIKKSRPLTALMDIAKEMTREALPIKCLEAVILGIYLTNNMPGVERFPLSFQSQFSGNHFHHIVLGVHSGGRFGALGISRREDLMFKPLEFRTLMDLVQEFEGAYRGYWHTLRKVRIGQYVSHDPHSVEQIEWKHSVLDVDKLTKEELRKELERHTRDMRLKIGKPAPPSPTKDRRNSMGSPLRGPSSPIRRISRVERRPSGEKKVLEQKSSADMNGYQIRV